A genomic segment from Sorangium aterium encodes:
- the gcvPB gene encoding aminomethyl-transferring glycine dehydrogenase subunit GcvPB, with protein MTQPQPRGIQFREPPIFERGTPGRTGASLPPLDVPEVEPAAHYGALARKEPAGLPEVSEPEAFRHFIRLSQWNFCIDGQMYPLGSCTMKYNPKINEWAARIPGFAKLHPMTPDELSQGSLEVMWRLQEALCEVSGMDGCSLQPSAGAQGELAGLMMMRAFHESKGRSPRKVFIPESAHGTNPASCALNGLVAVRIEKTADGITHPEQVLAAIEREGSDGDVCGLMITNPNTLGAYETHLPAIIKLIHDKGGLVYGDGANTNAIMGHARPGDVGMDVIHINLHKTFTTPHGGGGPGSGPVCFKKHLEPFQPSPVLVRRGDAFAWDRDRPQSVGRLRAFTGNFGMFIRAYTYIREMGGDGLTAASSLAVLNARYLWAKLKDHYLAPVPQPCMHEVVLSDSQLEKETGVKTLDVAKRLLDYGFHAPTVYFPLVVPGALMIEPTETETRETLDEFVAAMLSILKEAQETPEVVKQAPHGTVVGRLDEARAARQPRLRWSKA; from the coding sequence ATGACCCAACCGCAGCCTCGAGGCATCCAGTTCCGTGAACCCCCCATCTTCGAGCGTGGCACGCCGGGCAGGACCGGCGCGTCGCTCCCCCCGCTCGACGTGCCCGAGGTCGAGCCCGCCGCCCACTACGGCGCGCTCGCCCGCAAGGAGCCAGCCGGCCTGCCGGAGGTGAGCGAGCCGGAGGCCTTCCGGCACTTCATCCGGCTCTCGCAGTGGAACTTCTGCATCGACGGGCAGATGTACCCGCTCGGGTCGTGCACGATGAAGTACAACCCGAAGATCAACGAGTGGGCCGCGCGCATCCCGGGCTTCGCGAAGCTGCACCCGATGACGCCCGACGAGCTCAGCCAGGGGTCGCTCGAGGTGATGTGGCGCCTGCAGGAGGCGCTCTGCGAGGTCAGCGGGATGGACGGCTGCTCGCTGCAGCCGTCGGCGGGCGCGCAGGGCGAGCTCGCCGGGCTGATGATGATGCGGGCGTTCCACGAGTCGAAGGGGCGCTCGCCGAGGAAGGTGTTCATCCCGGAGAGCGCCCACGGCACGAACCCGGCGAGCTGCGCGCTCAACGGGCTCGTGGCCGTCCGGATCGAGAAGACCGCCGACGGCATCACCCACCCCGAGCAGGTCCTCGCCGCGATCGAGCGCGAGGGGTCGGACGGCGACGTCTGCGGGCTGATGATCACGAACCCGAACACCCTCGGGGCCTACGAGACGCACCTGCCGGCGATCATCAAGCTCATCCACGACAAGGGCGGGCTCGTGTACGGGGACGGCGCGAACACGAACGCGATCATGGGGCACGCGCGCCCGGGCGACGTCGGCATGGACGTCATCCACATCAACCTGCACAAGACGTTCACGACCCCGCACGGCGGCGGCGGACCCGGCTCCGGGCCGGTCTGCTTCAAGAAGCACCTGGAGCCGTTCCAGCCCTCGCCCGTCCTCGTGCGGCGCGGCGACGCGTTCGCGTGGGACCGCGACCGGCCCCAGAGCGTCGGGCGGCTCCGGGCCTTCACGGGCAACTTCGGCATGTTCATCCGGGCGTACACGTACATCCGCGAGATGGGCGGCGACGGCCTCACGGCGGCGAGCAGCCTCGCCGTGCTCAACGCGCGCTACCTGTGGGCCAAGCTGAAGGACCACTACCTCGCGCCGGTGCCGCAGCCGTGCATGCACGAGGTGGTGCTCTCCGACAGCCAGCTGGAGAAGGAGACCGGGGTCAAGACGCTCGACGTGGCCAAGCGGCTGCTCGACTACGGCTTCCACGCGCCCACGGTCTACTTCCCGCTGGTCGTGCCCGGCGCCCTGATGATCGAGCCGACGGAGACGGAGACCCGCGAGACGCTCGACGAGTTCGTGGCCGCGATGCTCAGCATCCTCAAGGAGGCGCAGGAGACGCCGGAGGTCGTGAAGCAAGCGCCTCACGGCACGGTGGTCGGCCGCCTCGACGAGGCCCGCGCCGCGCGCCAGCCGCGCCTGCGATGGTCGAAGGCCTGA
- a CDS encoding FG-GAP repeat domain-containing protein, with translation MMKSFVCNRGFVIPGRIALFTSVLALAACEGQLGNLDGTSPTSGSGSSGSSGSGGYRPPVGGGSKPLPAAASCAPGSSGSSAVAEPQLLLQLSDDDESAWLGSPVVADLDGDGEQEILVTHNGNVVVWGPDGEQKWRYIESRQNGRIWASPIVADFRGDGQLEVVFAARTTIYMLDASGRLVSGWPVTWNDEIRSLAAGDIDGDGQLDVVAASTDRSPDYSDILMAFHASGSPVQGFPPIESQTIGCDARRSDDAECWIVGAYDQNLAIGDLDGDGSQDIVSPMDNSYAGFYHGTGEAFDANPMFEGRPKTPGVRYMHDLELAQQGFGDSSDLQAYFKNSAPAIADVDGDGTPEIIMLGAAEDVDMSDQSQGVGLWVVHNDASRIQGWESPFYAADYLSGGEDLGGNIVAMTQQVTVADLDATHAGPEMIFAGLDGRIHAVYADKTEFWDVTYTDDTQVLTGGVVVGDLSGDGIPEIVFNTYSTEENRSHLFVLDAGGKLLHKIPLPRLGAMPVPTLADVNGDGTIEIVVSLREIGWDGADPEPNTYVYTVPGSATNCLLWPTARGNYYRNGWVRAAD, from the coding sequence ATGATGAAGTCCTTTGTCTGCAACCGAGGTTTTGTAATTCCCGGTAGAATCGCTCTCTTCACCAGCGTCCTCGCCCTCGCGGCCTGCGAAGGGCAGCTCGGCAACCTTGACGGCACCTCTCCCACCAGCGGCAGCGGCTCCTCCGGGTCCTCTGGCTCCGGTGGCTACCGCCCCCCCGTCGGTGGAGGCTCCAAGCCGCTGCCGGCCGCCGCGTCGTGCGCTCCGGGGTCGAGCGGCTCCTCCGCCGTCGCGGAGCCCCAGCTCCTCCTCCAGCTCTCCGACGACGACGAGAGCGCGTGGCTCGGGTCGCCGGTGGTCGCCGATCTCGACGGCGACGGCGAGCAGGAGATCCTTGTGACGCACAACGGCAACGTCGTCGTCTGGGGCCCCGACGGCGAGCAGAAGTGGCGGTACATCGAGTCGCGTCAGAACGGCCGCATCTGGGCGAGCCCGATCGTCGCCGACTTCCGCGGCGACGGGCAGCTCGAGGTGGTCTTCGCGGCGCGCACCACGATCTACATGCTCGACGCGAGCGGCCGGCTGGTGAGCGGCTGGCCCGTCACCTGGAACGACGAGATCCGCTCCCTCGCCGCGGGCGACATCGACGGCGACGGTCAGCTCGACGTCGTCGCCGCGAGCACCGACAGGTCCCCCGACTACTCCGACATCCTGATGGCCTTCCACGCGAGCGGGTCGCCGGTCCAGGGCTTCCCCCCGATCGAGAGCCAGACGATCGGCTGCGACGCGCGCCGCAGCGACGACGCCGAGTGCTGGATCGTGGGCGCCTACGACCAGAACCTGGCCATCGGCGATCTCGACGGCGATGGATCGCAGGACATCGTCTCGCCGATGGATAACTCCTATGCCGGGTTCTATCACGGCACGGGAGAGGCCTTCGACGCGAATCCCATGTTCGAGGGCCGCCCGAAGACGCCGGGCGTGCGGTACATGCACGATCTCGAGCTCGCGCAGCAGGGCTTCGGCGACAGCAGCGACCTGCAGGCCTATTTCAAGAACTCGGCCCCTGCGATCGCGGACGTCGACGGCGACGGCACGCCGGAGATCATCATGCTCGGGGCGGCCGAGGACGTCGACATGTCGGACCAGTCCCAGGGCGTCGGCCTGTGGGTGGTCCACAACGACGCGAGCCGCATCCAGGGATGGGAGAGCCCGTTCTACGCGGCGGACTACCTGTCCGGCGGCGAGGATCTCGGCGGCAACATCGTGGCCATGACGCAGCAGGTGACCGTGGCCGATCTCGACGCGACGCACGCGGGGCCCGAGATGATCTTCGCGGGCCTGGACGGGCGGATCCACGCGGTCTACGCCGACAAGACCGAGTTCTGGGACGTCACCTACACGGACGACACGCAGGTGCTCACGGGCGGCGTCGTGGTCGGGGATCTGTCGGGCGACGGCATCCCCGAGATCGTGTTCAACACCTACTCGACCGAGGAGAACAGGAGCCACCTCTTCGTCCTCGACGCCGGCGGCAAGCTCCTCCACAAGATCCCGCTGCCGCGGCTCGGCGCGATGCCGGTGCCGACGCTGGCCGACGTGAACGGCGACGGGACGATCGAGATCGTCGTGTCGCTCCGCGAGATCGGGTGGGACGGGGCGGACCCGGAGCCGAACACGTACGTGTACACGGTGCCGGGATCGGCCACGAACTGCCTGCTCTGGCCGACCGCCCGCGGGAACTACTACAGAAACGGCTGGGTCCGCGCGGCGGACTGA
- the hemL gene encoding glutamate-1-semialdehyde 2,1-aminomutase: MTNATSAPPARADRAPASKALFDRAAAVLPGGVNSPVRAFRAVGGDPLFIARAEGARLFDADGAEYIDYVGSWGPAILGHAHPAVIEAVREAALGGLSFGAPTELEVRFAEKIRELYPSIDMLRCVSSGTEATMSAIRVARGFTRRDAIIKFEGCYHGHADHLLVKAGSGLATFGAPDSAGVPESIARTTLSLPFNDPAALEAAFAARGGDIAAVILEPVVGNMGCVPPEPGFLALVIDLCRKHGALSIFDEVMTGCRLARGGAQERFGLRPDLTTLGKIVGGGMPLAAYGGRADVMRVVSPLGPVYQAGTLSGNPLAVTAGLATLERLTPALYERLEKLGASLEAGLRAAAEGAGAAACVQRVGSMITLFFTKGPVRSWTDAATSDTKRFSAFHAAMLARGIYWPPSQYEAAFLSGAHSEEDIERTIAACREALAA, from the coding sequence ATGACGAACGCGACAAGCGCTCCGCCCGCCCGCGCGGACCGGGCCCCCGCTTCCAAAGCCCTGTTCGACCGCGCCGCCGCCGTCCTGCCGGGCGGCGTGAACAGCCCCGTGCGCGCCTTCCGCGCCGTCGGCGGCGATCCCCTGTTCATCGCCCGCGCGGAGGGCGCGCGGCTGTTCGACGCCGACGGGGCCGAGTACATCGACTATGTCGGCTCCTGGGGGCCGGCCATCCTCGGCCACGCACACCCCGCCGTCATCGAGGCGGTCCGCGAGGCCGCGCTGGGCGGCCTCTCGTTCGGCGCGCCGACCGAGCTCGAGGTCCGCTTCGCCGAGAAGATCCGCGAGCTCTACCCGAGCATCGACATGCTCCGCTGCGTCTCGAGCGGCACCGAGGCCACGATGAGCGCCATCCGCGTCGCGCGCGGCTTCACGCGCCGAGACGCCATCATCAAGTTCGAGGGCTGCTACCACGGCCACGCCGATCACCTGCTCGTCAAGGCGGGCAGCGGGCTCGCCACCTTCGGCGCCCCCGACTCCGCCGGCGTCCCCGAGAGCATCGCCCGCACCACGCTGTCCCTGCCCTTCAACGACCCGGCCGCCCTCGAGGCCGCCTTCGCCGCGCGCGGCGGCGACATCGCCGCGGTCATCCTCGAGCCCGTGGTCGGCAACATGGGCTGCGTCCCGCCGGAGCCCGGGTTCCTCGCTCTCGTGATCGACCTCTGCCGCAAGCACGGCGCGCTCTCGATCTTCGACGAGGTGATGACCGGCTGCCGCCTCGCCCGCGGCGGCGCGCAGGAGCGCTTCGGCCTCCGGCCGGACCTGACGACGCTCGGCAAGATCGTCGGCGGCGGCATGCCCCTCGCGGCCTACGGCGGCCGCGCCGACGTGATGCGCGTCGTCTCGCCGCTCGGCCCCGTGTACCAGGCGGGCACGCTCAGCGGCAACCCGCTCGCGGTCACGGCGGGGCTCGCGACGCTCGAGCGCCTCACGCCCGCTCTCTACGAGCGGCTCGAGAAGCTCGGCGCGTCCCTCGAGGCGGGCCTCCGGGCCGCCGCCGAGGGCGCCGGCGCGGCCGCGTGCGTCCAGCGGGTCGGCTCGATGATCACGCTGTTCTTCACGAAGGGCCCGGTCCGCTCCTGGACCGACGCCGCCACGTCGGACACGAAGCGCTTCAGCGCCTTCCACGCGGCGATGCTCGCGCGAGGCATCTACTGGCCTCCGTCGCAGTACGAGGCGGCGTTCCTGAGCGGAGCGCACTCAGAAGAGGACATCGAGCGGACGATCGCCGCCTGCCGCGAGGCGCTCGCTGCCTGA
- a CDS encoding serine/threonine-protein kinase → MRISEDPGPGQRLGRYELLRLIGEGGMAQVWAARMEGSRGFHKVVALKTLIPALARDPQFQRMFLDEANLASKIHHRNVVEILDLGDTDGVLFLVMEWIDGQTMQQLLRPGLRPMPLSPAIASRIVADAAHGLHAAHELHDDRGEPLGIVHRDVCPQNILIDRDGTVKVADFGIVKAFERLGDTTQTGEIKGKGEYMSPEQAQGQPVDRRSDIFSLGVVLFEAVTGALPFQVLHDLVLPQTGVPEPPRPTLIAPHCPRDLEEIIVKALARDPRKRFQTAGEMASVLEDFLMRRSGVVTPAHVAELLLERCGESMEEERQRIAAAVAPQQRAGWRPKPGATLTAGPSSEGRRSARSEPRRGLGGLMRAGGDALRPVALPWLVAAVSTGVAVASLMFVALSRPRDQRSLVDPIAVQIEPSAAVVRLNGVVLGVGSQVIARPMPGVALSVDVRSSDGVSQTVEITSESPARIQLNLARKGEAGTAAPPGSRGAPAPK, encoded by the coding sequence ATGCGGATCTCCGAGGACCCCGGTCCGGGGCAACGTCTCGGGCGATATGAGCTTCTGCGCCTCATCGGCGAGGGCGGGATGGCCCAGGTCTGGGCTGCGCGCATGGAGGGCTCCCGCGGCTTTCACAAGGTCGTCGCGCTGAAGACGCTGATCCCGGCGCTCGCGCGCGATCCGCAGTTCCAGCGCATGTTCCTCGACGAGGCGAACCTCGCCTCGAAGATCCACCACCGCAACGTGGTCGAGATCCTCGACCTCGGCGACACGGACGGCGTGCTCTTCCTCGTGATGGAGTGGATCGACGGGCAGACGATGCAGCAGCTGCTCCGGCCGGGCCTCCGTCCGATGCCGCTCTCCCCGGCGATCGCCTCGCGCATCGTGGCCGACGCGGCGCACGGGCTGCACGCGGCGCACGAGCTCCACGACGACCGCGGGGAGCCGCTCGGCATCGTGCACCGCGACGTCTGCCCGCAGAACATCCTCATCGATCGCGACGGCACGGTGAAGGTGGCCGATTTCGGGATCGTGAAGGCGTTCGAGCGCCTGGGCGACACGACGCAGACGGGCGAGATCAAGGGCAAGGGCGAGTACATGTCGCCGGAGCAGGCGCAGGGCCAGCCGGTCGATCGCCGCTCGGACATCTTCTCGCTCGGCGTGGTGCTCTTCGAGGCGGTGACGGGCGCGCTCCCGTTCCAGGTGCTGCACGACCTCGTGCTGCCGCAGACCGGGGTGCCGGAGCCGCCGCGGCCCACGTTGATCGCGCCGCATTGCCCGCGTGATCTGGAGGAGATCATCGTGAAGGCGCTCGCGCGCGATCCGCGGAAGCGCTTCCAGACGGCGGGCGAGATGGCGAGCGTGCTGGAGGACTTCCTCATGCGCAGGTCGGGCGTCGTGACGCCCGCGCACGTGGCGGAGCTCCTCCTGGAGCGCTGCGGGGAGAGCATGGAGGAGGAGCGGCAGCGCATCGCGGCCGCCGTCGCCCCGCAGCAGCGCGCGGGGTGGCGGCCGAAGCCGGGCGCGACGCTGACCGCGGGGCCGTCCTCCGAGGGCCGGCGGAGCGCGCGGTCGGAGCCGCGGCGGGGGCTCGGCGGGCTGATGCGCGCCGGCGGCGACGCGCTGCGCCCGGTGGCGCTGCCCTGGCTCGTGGCCGCGGTGTCCACGGGGGTCGCGGTGGCGTCGCTCATGTTCGTCGCGCTCAGCCGGCCGAGGGATCAGCGGTCGCTCGTGGATCCGATCGCGGTGCAGATCGAACCGAGCGCCGCGGTGGTGCGGCTGAACGGCGTGGTGCTCGGCGTGGGCAGCCAGGTCATCGCGCGGCCGATGCCGGGGGTGGCGCTCTCGGTGGACGTGCGATCGAGCGACGGCGTCTCGCAGACGGTGGAGATCACGTCGGAGTCCCCCGCGCGGATCCAGCTGAACCTGGCGCGCAAGGGCGAGGCCGGGACCGCGGCGCCGCCGGGCAGCAGGGGCGCGCCGGCGCCGAAGTAG
- a CDS encoding ferritin-like domain-containing protein: MTLLLAAGAAGCSNAKSPEIAVVTLGEPQAAPHDAGVPDEQAAPGPRPPRGVGWVTERDGTVHRATRVRCDATIDQRACSGTERTFQCRTDADCKEGPRGKCVSSFGQIGAYCGCEYACESDAECGASEACVCKGTGALREQHSVCAKALCSVDADCPGSTCGLSAYFNGCWEQVTLACRTKDDTCRSDADCRSDENRGAACVVPDPESESVRWECAGISCAIGRPLVVDGQPRAAQGAARDDWRAPAELDVASLSPEVRELAAAHYAAMAALEHASIASFARFSLQLLALGAPSALVGEAHRAALDEMEHARLAYGVASRLAGRAIGPGPLLEAATAPLGAGVAEVVEALVEEGCVGEALGAAEGRELSQRAGDPALAATLARIADDEERHAALSWKALSWMLATFGEPARSAAERAFSRAAARYAADPAPGPAVHEALGLLPARALGALRREVIAEVIAPCRAALPGLSRDSAAAQPSSPPQASS; the protein is encoded by the coding sequence ATGACCCTCCTCCTCGCCGCTGGCGCCGCCGGCTGCTCCAACGCGAAGAGCCCCGAGATCGCGGTCGTCACGCTCGGCGAGCCGCAGGCCGCGCCCCACGACGCCGGCGTCCCGGACGAACAAGCCGCGCCCGGGCCCCGGCCGCCGCGCGGCGTGGGCTGGGTGACGGAGCGGGACGGCACCGTGCACCGCGCCACGCGGGTCCGGTGCGACGCGACCATCGACCAGCGCGCGTGCAGCGGCACGGAGCGGACGTTCCAGTGCAGGACGGACGCCGATTGCAAGGAGGGGCCCCGCGGAAAGTGCGTGAGCTCGTTCGGGCAGATAGGCGCGTATTGCGGCTGCGAGTACGCCTGCGAGAGCGACGCGGAGTGCGGCGCGTCCGAGGCCTGCGTGTGCAAGGGGACTGGCGCCCTCCGAGAGCAGCACTCGGTCTGCGCAAAGGCTCTCTGCTCGGTCGACGCCGATTGCCCGGGCAGCACCTGCGGCCTGTCAGCGTACTTCAATGGCTGCTGGGAGCAGGTCACGCTCGCCTGTCGCACGAAGGATGATACCTGCCGGAGCGACGCGGACTGCCGATCCGACGAGAACCGCGGCGCCGCCTGCGTCGTCCCCGACCCCGAGAGCGAGAGCGTGCGCTGGGAGTGCGCCGGGATCTCCTGCGCCATCGGCCGCCCGCTCGTCGTCGACGGCCAGCCGCGCGCCGCGCAGGGCGCCGCGCGCGACGACTGGCGCGCTCCCGCCGAGCTCGACGTCGCGTCGCTCTCGCCCGAGGTGCGTGAGCTCGCCGCGGCGCACTACGCCGCGATGGCCGCGCTCGAGCACGCGTCCATCGCGAGCTTCGCCCGCTTCTCCCTCCAGCTCCTCGCGCTCGGCGCGCCGTCCGCCCTCGTCGGCGAGGCGCACCGCGCCGCGCTCGACGAGATGGAGCACGCGCGCCTCGCCTACGGCGTCGCCTCCCGCCTCGCCGGCCGGGCGATCGGCCCCGGGCCGCTGCTCGAGGCGGCCACGGCGCCGCTCGGCGCCGGCGTCGCCGAGGTGGTGGAGGCGCTCGTCGAGGAGGGCTGCGTTGGCGAGGCGCTGGGCGCGGCGGAGGGCCGTGAGCTCTCGCAGCGCGCGGGGGATCCGGCGCTCGCGGCCACGCTCGCGCGCATCGCCGACGACGAGGAGCGGCACGCGGCGCTCTCGTGGAAGGCGCTCTCGTGGATGCTCGCGACCTTCGGCGAGCCGGCGCGCTCCGCGGCGGAGCGGGCGTTCTCCCGCGCCGCCGCCCGCTACGCCGCCGACCCGGCCCCCGGGCCCGCCGTGCACGAGGCGCTCGGCCTGCTCCCGGCGCGCGCGCTCGGGGCGCTGCGCCGCGAGGTGATCGCCGAGGTCATCGCGCCATGCCGCGCGGCCTTACCGGGGCTGTCGCGCGACAGCGCTGCTGCGCAACCGTCGAGTCCGCCACAGGCATCCTCCTGA
- a CDS encoding DUF4142 domain-containing protein has translation MVASRNALVLTIGLAVGVGCSNPPPASSPSTNEAPPQPAPTAAPPLPEAAPPAAPPAPQPGTEPQAGATTTPSAPVEAPLTDEQILAVLDASNKKEIDEAQLAQTKAKSKDVKAYAKVITQHHTEAKAKQAKLAKKLGITAADSDKSKQLTDETQHALEQLKALQGADFDQQFVATMIKDHQNTLDFLDRKALPDAKNADLKALVEKDLRPTIEKHLKDAEALSQKLGTAGAGATGTQGGAQPPGAGTKEAAPPPK, from the coding sequence ATGGTCGCATCGCGCAACGCTCTCGTCCTGACGATCGGTCTCGCTGTCGGCGTCGGCTGCTCCAACCCGCCTCCGGCGAGCAGCCCGAGCACGAACGAAGCACCACCGCAGCCGGCCCCGACCGCCGCCCCGCCGCTGCCGGAGGCGGCGCCTCCCGCGGCGCCGCCGGCTCCACAGCCCGGCACCGAGCCGCAGGCGGGGGCGACCACGACGCCGAGCGCGCCCGTCGAGGCCCCGCTGACCGACGAGCAGATCCTCGCCGTCCTCGACGCCTCGAACAAGAAGGAGATCGACGAGGCCCAGCTCGCGCAGACGAAGGCCAAGAGCAAGGACGTGAAGGCCTATGCCAAGGTCATCACCCAGCACCACACCGAGGCCAAGGCGAAGCAGGCCAAGCTGGCCAAGAAGCTCGGTATCACGGCCGCGGACTCGGACAAGAGCAAGCAGCTCACCGACGAGACGCAACACGCGCTCGAGCAGCTGAAGGCGCTGCAAGGGGCCGATTTCGATCAGCAGTTCGTGGCCACCATGATCAAGGATCACCAGAACACGCTCGACTTCCTCGACAGGAAGGCGCTGCCGGACGCGAAGAACGCCGATCTGAAGGCGCTGGTCGAGAAGGACCTCCGGCCGACGATCGAGAAGCACCTGAAGGACGCGGAGGCGCTCTCGCAGAAGCTCGGTACGGCGGGCGCGGGCGCGACAGGGACCCAGGGCGGCGCGCAGCCGCCGGGCGCTGGCACGAAGGAGGCCGCGCCTCCGCCGAAGTAG
- a CDS encoding aldehyde dehydrogenase family protein, translated as MGDTRETVKGLWIDNAEREALSGETFETANPATGGALARLARGRREDVDAAVASARAAFPRWAAMDPNERARILWKAGELILARCEELARLEALDTGKPITAARTIDVPRTADTFFYFSGWATKLGGETIPVRGPFLNYTVREPLGVIGAIIPWNFPLLLAARKVAPALAVGNVVVVKPPEEASLTTLELARILAEAGVPPGVVNVVTGHGEEAGAALVEHPGVAKISFTGGTETGRTIMRAAAGTLKKLSLELGGKSPNIVFADADVESAAKAAVTAIFYNQGELCTAGSRLLVERAVHDRVLEVVTSGARRLVSGDPLDPSTQMGPLVSEAHFTKVLGYIDRGTAEGARRETGGRREGPGFFVEPTVFSAVSPSMSLAREEIFGPVLAVLPFDDVEEAARVANATEFGLAAGIWTRDVGKAHALAARLSAGTVWINTYNRFDAASPYGGYKQSGFGRENGRAVLDELTQLKSVWVSLG; from the coding sequence ATGGGTGACACGCGCGAGACGGTGAAGGGGCTTTGGATCGACAACGCCGAGAGGGAGGCGCTCTCCGGCGAGACGTTCGAGACCGCGAACCCCGCGACGGGCGGGGCGCTCGCGCGGCTCGCCCGCGGCCGCCGCGAGGACGTGGACGCGGCCGTGGCGTCCGCGCGCGCCGCGTTTCCGCGCTGGGCGGCGATGGATCCCAACGAGCGCGCGCGCATCCTGTGGAAGGCGGGGGAGCTGATCCTCGCGCGCTGCGAGGAGCTGGCGCGGCTCGAGGCGCTCGACACGGGCAAGCCGATCACGGCCGCGCGGACGATCGACGTGCCGCGCACGGCGGACACGTTCTTCTACTTCTCCGGGTGGGCGACGAAGCTCGGCGGCGAGACGATCCCGGTCCGGGGTCCGTTCCTGAACTACACCGTGCGCGAGCCGCTCGGCGTCATCGGCGCGATCATCCCCTGGAACTTCCCGCTCCTGCTCGCGGCGCGGAAGGTTGCGCCCGCGCTCGCGGTGGGCAATGTGGTGGTCGTCAAGCCGCCGGAGGAGGCGAGCCTCACGACGCTGGAGCTGGCGCGCATCCTCGCGGAGGCGGGGGTGCCGCCGGGGGTCGTCAACGTCGTCACGGGGCACGGCGAAGAGGCCGGGGCTGCGCTCGTCGAGCACCCGGGCGTCGCGAAGATCTCGTTCACGGGCGGCACGGAGACGGGCAGGACGATCATGCGCGCGGCGGCGGGCACGCTGAAGAAGCTGTCGCTGGAGCTGGGCGGCAAGAGCCCCAACATCGTCTTCGCGGACGCGGACGTGGAGAGCGCCGCGAAGGCGGCGGTGACGGCCATCTTCTACAACCAGGGCGAGCTCTGCACGGCGGGGAGCCGGCTCCTCGTGGAGCGGGCGGTGCACGACCGCGTGCTGGAGGTGGTCACGAGCGGCGCGCGCCGGCTGGTCTCTGGCGATCCGCTCGATCCGTCGACGCAGATGGGCCCCCTCGTCTCGGAGGCGCACTTCACGAAGGTGCTCGGCTACATCGACCGTGGCACGGCCGAGGGGGCGCGCCGCGAGACCGGCGGGCGCCGCGAGGGCCCGGGGTTCTTCGTCGAGCCGACGGTGTTCTCGGCGGTCTCCCCGTCGATGAGCCTCGCCCGCGAGGAGATCTTCGGCCCCGTGCTGGCGGTCCTCCCCTTCGACGACGTGGAGGAGGCCGCGCGCGTCGCGAACGCGACCGAGTTCGGCCTCGCGGCGGGCATCTGGACGCGCGACGTCGGCAAGGCGCACGCGCTGGCCGCGCGCCTCTCGGCGGGCACGGTCTGGATCAACACGTACAACCGCTTCGACGCGGCGAGCCCGTATGGCGGATACAAGCAGTCCGGCTTCGGGCGGGAGAACGGCCGCGCGGTGCTGGACGAGCTGACGCAGCTCAAATCGGTCTGGGTCTCGCTCGGCTGA